In a single window of the Terrirubrum flagellatum genome:
- a CDS encoding rhamnosyl transferase translates to MKSDVTAGAGAGAPDIVVVVHRPDFDALCRLLSALAPQARTLILFLNSPLAPAKRQRLLDAAAQPLVFLNDGSNIGLGAAYNRAIAYARTHGANTLVLFDQDSIAPSDLVGGLRATHMALRAGGARPAVVGPKPVSIDPARYKDPRIFPRPDISDVNGAVAVEFAISSGALIDLKAIETIGGFREDFFIDAIDVEWCFRAWSHGFSCWIDPLREMPPRLGEGAINIPFLGWRLTRQSPTRLYSYARNQIALMRLSHVPAAWKRRILPYLLIQAGAHLLASRGDPRIAAAFARGAIDGLRGRLGDPKQFLHADDLNKAASKFDLQPNASKLGAINMMSGEEVPIPAASKSGKMRTRNRDATPPPKLERAAAPHDSGLDALWSFSKATPSTEAQLHSR, encoded by the coding sequence GTGAAATCAGACGTAACGGCAGGAGCAGGCGCTGGCGCGCCCGATATCGTGGTGGTGGTTCACCGGCCTGATTTCGACGCGCTCTGCCGCCTCCTCTCCGCGCTAGCTCCACAGGCGCGCACGCTCATACTGTTTCTCAACAGCCCGCTGGCGCCGGCGAAGCGACAGCGCCTTCTCGACGCGGCGGCCCAGCCTCTGGTCTTCCTGAATGATGGCTCAAATATCGGGCTTGGCGCCGCGTACAATCGCGCAATCGCCTACGCGCGCACGCACGGCGCCAACACGCTCGTTCTGTTCGATCAGGACTCGATCGCTCCAAGCGATCTGGTCGGTGGATTGCGCGCGACCCATATGGCGTTGCGCGCAGGCGGCGCACGACCGGCCGTCGTCGGGCCAAAACCCGTCTCGATTGATCCCGCGAGATACAAGGATCCGCGAATATTTCCGCGACCGGACATTAGCGACGTGAATGGCGCCGTCGCAGTTGAGTTCGCGATTTCCTCCGGAGCGCTGATCGATCTCAAGGCGATCGAAACCATTGGCGGTTTTCGGGAAGACTTCTTCATCGATGCGATCGATGTCGAATGGTGCTTTCGCGCCTGGTCGCATGGTTTCTCGTGCTGGATTGACCCGTTGCGCGAGATGCCGCCTCGACTCGGTGAGGGCGCAATCAATATCCCATTTCTCGGCTGGCGCCTGACGCGGCAATCGCCGACCAGACTCTACAGCTATGCGCGCAATCAGATCGCGCTTATGCGTCTCAGCCATGTGCCGGCCGCCTGGAAACGCCGGATTCTGCCATATTTGCTGATTCAGGCGGGAGCGCATCTCCTGGCGTCGCGAGGCGATCCGAGGATCGCCGCTGCTTTCGCACGCGGCGCGATCGACGGTTTGCGTGGCCGGTTGGGCGATCCCAAACAGTTCCTGCACGCGGACGACCTTAATAAGGCGGCGTCAAAATTCGATCTTCAGCCGAACGCGTCGAAGTTGGGCGCGATAAATATGATGAGCGGCGAAGAGGTCCCGATCCCCGCAGCGAGCAAGTCGGGGAAAATGCGAACGAGGAATCGCGATGCAACGCCGCCGCCGAAACTTGAAAGAGCGGCTGCGCCTCACGACAGTGGCCTTGACGCACTTTGGAGCTTCTCGAAGGCGACGCCTTCCACGGAAGCTCAGTTGCATTCGCGCTGA
- a CDS encoding glycosyltransferase family 2 protein, giving the protein MAASRNQPSVAVIIPFYNGAAFIERALRSVFDQTRTADEIIVVDDGSRPDERAALDAILERYPATLISKANGGQGSARNAGVVASQSDFLCFLDQDDFYLENHIETLVAAIPHGDRRFGYVYGDLYEADADGNVLRTAIIEQHSVHPKRAIAELLRFDMFILPSASLISRAAFEAVGGFDSDLRGYEDDDLFLRMFRKGYTGVFIDKPVTVWCIHTGSTSFGVHMMRSRYRYFTKLLQWFPDNPEMGRYYFRDCIMPRFGPAFVNDAVKSARQHGQEAREILKRYDGLVWSNPTVRRSRKLFVRLTAWLLLNFSPSLARNLTGFAQWPFARRIARRVF; this is encoded by the coding sequence GTGGCAGCGTCTCGCAATCAGCCGAGCGTCGCCGTCATCATCCCCTTCTACAACGGCGCAGCCTTCATCGAGCGCGCGCTGCGCAGCGTGTTCGATCAAACGAGGACCGCAGACGAAATCATCGTCGTGGACGACGGCTCGCGCCCGGACGAGCGAGCCGCGCTAGACGCGATACTCGAGCGCTATCCGGCGACTCTCATTTCGAAGGCGAATGGCGGCCAGGGTTCCGCACGCAACGCCGGCGTGGTCGCCTCGCAATCCGACTTTCTCTGCTTTCTCGATCAGGATGACTTCTATCTTGAGAATCATATCGAGACGCTCGTCGCCGCCATACCGCATGGCGATCGGCGATTCGGATATGTCTATGGCGATCTTTATGAGGCCGACGCCGACGGCAACGTCTTGCGCACAGCGATCATCGAGCAGCACAGCGTTCATCCGAAGAGAGCGATTGCCGAATTGCTGCGCTTCGATATGTTCATTTTGCCTTCTGCGTCGCTTATTTCCCGCGCGGCTTTCGAAGCCGTCGGCGGCTTTGATTCCGATCTTAGAGGCTATGAAGATGACGACCTTTTCCTGCGTATGTTCCGCAAGGGATATACCGGCGTCTTTATCGACAAGCCGGTGACTGTCTGGTGCATCCACACTGGCAGCACATCTTTCGGCGTTCACATGATGCGCAGCCGATACAGGTACTTCACCAAACTTCTGCAATGGTTTCCGGACAATCCCGAGATGGGCCGATATTATTTTCGCGATTGCATCATGCCTCGTTTCGGTCCGGCTTTCGTCAACGATGCGGTGAAGAGCGCGCGTCAGCATGGTCAGGAAGCGCGCGAAATCCTCAAACGCTATGACGGCCTGGTATGGAGTAATCCTACCGTGAGAAGGTCGCGTAAACTGTTCGTTCGATTGACGGCGTGGCTCCTGCTCAATTTCTCGCCATCGCTCGCGCGCAATCTCACCGGCTTCGCGCAATGGCCTTTCGCACGGCGAATTGCGCGGCGCGTGTTCTAG
- a CDS encoding DUF6502 family protein, with product MSSDSQRPGPPMERLAPAVARLLRPLVRLCVRSGVTFPALAQLLREVYVNVAEYDFALPKKEQTDSRVSLLTGIHRKEVSRLRGAGAPINAVPQTVSLTSSIIAHWLASPEFTDAAGRPLRLPRAGPSPSFEALVAAITKDLRPRAVLDEWRDSGLVVTDAEEKVALKEEALIPRGDDERKLYYFGRNLHDHVAAAVDNVLATEPPFMERAVHYDRLSPNLAKQLEARSRELAMEALQQANREAHAAVEKSEGGDQRWIFGVYVYREEARSPSQTETDKQ from the coding sequence ATGAGTTCCGATTCTCAGCGTCCCGGGCCGCCGATGGAGCGACTGGCGCCAGCCGTCGCCCGGTTGCTGCGTCCCCTTGTGCGCTTGTGTGTTCGTTCTGGCGTGACCTTTCCCGCCTTGGCGCAGCTCTTGCGCGAAGTTTATGTCAACGTCGCCGAATATGATTTCGCTCTGCCGAAGAAGGAGCAGACAGATAGTCGTGTCAGCCTATTGACCGGTATTCACCGCAAGGAGGTGAGTCGTCTGCGCGGCGCCGGCGCGCCGATCAACGCCGTCCCTCAGACGGTGTCGCTGACGAGTTCGATTATCGCGCATTGGCTGGCCTCGCCCGAATTCACGGATGCGGCCGGGCGTCCGCTGCGATTGCCGCGCGCCGGGCCGAGCCCGTCTTTTGAGGCTCTTGTCGCCGCGATCACCAAGGACCTGCGTCCGCGCGCCGTGCTCGACGAATGGCGGGATTCCGGACTGGTCGTGACCGATGCGGAAGAGAAGGTCGCCTTGAAAGAAGAGGCGCTCATCCCGCGCGGCGATGACGAGCGCAAACTCTATTATTTCGGAAGAAATCTGCACGACCACGTCGCCGCCGCGGTTGACAATGTTCTGGCGACGGAGCCGCCTTTCATGGAAAGGGCGGTCCACTATGACCGGCTGTCTCCAAATCTGGCGAAGCAGCTTGAGGCCCGCTCGCGTGAGCTCGCGATGGAGGCTCTGCAGCAAGCCAACCGCGAGGCGCATGCGGCGGTGGAAAAGAGTGAGGGCGGCGATCAACGCTGGATATTCGGCGTCTACGTCTATCGCGAAGAGGCGCGCTCACCCTCTCAAACCGAGACGGACAAGCAGTGA
- a CDS encoding ABC transporter permease, which translates to MISHSIVYDADERNRAIYSSGIKDFLRGVRLAELWLAMGWHDIRQRYSRSVMGPFWVSISLGVFVIGLGLTYGALFRAPVRDYVPYVTVGMVVWTMIAAMVNEGCMTFISAASIVKQMPAPASVHALRVVWRSLIIFAHNAAVIVLMLLVLRVNPGWAALLAIPGLAVLLLNGVGFCVTLGILATRFRDVTPLVGNLIQMLLFVTPVLWRASDLGDRGAIALANPFFHLIELVRSPLLGAAPTLFSWQIALIFTALNLCAALFLYAHFRWRIPYWI; encoded by the coding sequence ATGATATCGCACAGTATCGTCTATGACGCGGACGAACGAAATCGAGCGATCTATTCCAGCGGGATCAAGGACTTCCTGAGGGGCGTCCGCTTGGCGGAGCTGTGGCTCGCCATGGGATGGCATGATATTCGCCAGCGCTACAGTCGATCCGTCATGGGACCGTTCTGGGTTTCGATCAGTCTCGGCGTCTTCGTCATCGGCCTCGGGCTCACCTATGGCGCGCTCTTCCGGGCGCCGGTTCGCGACTACGTGCCCTACGTCACGGTGGGAATGGTGGTGTGGACGATGATCGCCGCGATGGTGAACGAAGGTTGCATGACCTTCATCAGCGCAGCTTCGATCGTGAAACAGATGCCCGCTCCCGCAAGCGTGCATGCACTGCGCGTCGTATGGCGCTCGCTTATCATTTTCGCGCACAACGCTGCGGTTATTGTGCTCATGCTGCTCGTGCTGCGCGTGAATCCGGGCTGGGCCGCTCTCCTTGCCATTCCGGGCCTCGCGGTGCTGTTGCTCAATGGCGTCGGCTTCTGCGTGACGCTCGGCATTCTCGCCACCCGCTTCCGCGATGTGACGCCTCTGGTCGGAAACCTCATCCAGATGTTGCTCTTCGTGACGCCGGTGCTGTGGCGCGCATCTGATCTCGGCGATCGCGGCGCGATCGCGCTCGCCAATCCCTTCTTCCATCTGATCGAGCTTGTGCGATCTCCCCTGCTGGGAGCCGCGCCAACCCTCTTCAGCTGGCAGATTGCTCTCATATTCACGGCGCTCAATCTCTGCGCGGCGCTCTTTCTCTATGCGCATTTTCGGTGGCGCATCCCTTACTGGATATGA